In the Haloferula helveola genome, one interval contains:
- a CDS encoding 6-phosphofructokinase produces the protein MSKGLAIFTSGGDAAGMNPAVKCAAEYAARRGYKPWLVYDGLRGLIDDKFVEADRELISGILHRGGTFLRSSRSKRFFELEFREQAFLNLKKRGIEKLVVVGGDGSFRALNQFYADFGVPFAGIPATIDNDIAGTDYCLGVDTALNMIRQSVDSIRDTANSFSRAFVIEVMGRHCGYLAMVSALACGAEVCLTPELPYNLDSIGGRLKAEIKGGRNYVLAIVAEGTKMGDYLTRWITDSIGMEARLTVLGHVQRGGSPTVRDRLMAYKFAVAAIDALEAGETNSVMTYQDGEYGSLPIQTVCDSKYELDPLLLKLCTNLSN, from the coding sequence ATGAGCAAAGGACTTGCGATTTTCACATCCGGTGGCGATGCGGCCGGCATGAATCCCGCCGTGAAATGCGCGGCGGAGTACGCCGCCCGCCGCGGCTACAAGCCGTGGTTGGTGTACGACGGCCTGCGCGGGCTGATCGACGACAAGTTCGTCGAGGCCGACCGCGAGCTGATCTCCGGCATTCTCCACCGAGGAGGCACCTTTCTCCGCTCATCCCGATCGAAGCGTTTCTTCGAGCTCGAGTTCCGCGAGCAGGCGTTCCTCAACCTCAAGAAGCGCGGGATCGAGAAACTCGTCGTCGTCGGTGGTGACGGATCGTTCCGTGCCTTGAATCAATTCTACGCCGATTTCGGAGTGCCGTTCGCCGGTATCCCCGCGACGATCGACAACGACATTGCGGGAACCGACTACTGCCTGGGCGTCGACACCGCACTGAACATGATCCGCCAGTCGGTCGACTCGATCCGCGACACCGCCAATTCGTTCTCGAGGGCGTTCGTCATCGAGGTGATGGGCCGTCACTGCGGCTATCTCGCGATGGTAAGCGCGCTGGCCTGCGGGGCGGAGGTCTGCCTGACGCCTGAGTTGCCCTACAACCTCGACAGCATTGGTGGCCGACTGAAGGCCGAGATCAAGGGTGGCCGGAACTACGTCCTCGCGATTGTTGCGGAAGGAACCAAGATGGGTGATTACCTCACGCGCTGGATCACCGACTCGATCGGCATGGAAGCCCGCCTGACGGTGCTGGGTCACGTCCAGCGCGGCGGCTCGCCGACGGTCCGCGACCGCCTGATGGCCTACAAGTTTGCCGTAGCGGCCATCGATGCCCTCGAGGCCGGCGAAACCAATTCGGTGATGACCTATCAGGACGGTGAATACGGCAGCCTGCCGATCCAGACCGTCTGTGATTCGAAGTACGAGCTCGATCCGCTGCTGCTGAAGCTCTGTACGAACCTCAGCAACTGA
- a CDS encoding DUF1328 domain-containing protein: MIELVIIFAVLALVAAIFGFGGIAGQFAGIAKVLLVIFLVVAAVMLVL; encoded by the coding sequence ATGATTGAACTCGTCATTATCTTTGCCGTTCTCGCCCTCGTCGCCGCCATCTTCGGATTCGGAGGCATCGCCGGACAATTCGCCGGCATCGCCAAGGTCCTGCTTGTGATCTTCCTCGTCGTCGCTGCCGTGATGCTGGTGCTCTGA
- a CDS encoding HD domain-containing protein gives MEFVTVAALKQQAGEQPQRLAVDAELQGRSERQTKTGKPYLVLSFADATGSFNLNAWSDAPLFEAASQFGDGTVLRLDAEWTQNQWGVNAANLSWERLDSDALETFYAGDAETAERQRAAWKTIRDFCSSIADPRLSTLCAHFLDEYGARFRRAAAARKNHHARRGGLAEHVAQMMCAADAFCSVYPQLNRDLMLAGVLFHDCGKLWENQYPEQGFAQGHSLYGEMLGHIPLGIELVNKLWHEILETPAAKGWLAEEPPSEHVRLHLMHLIAAHHGALEFGSPTLPRTPEAFALHHIDNLDAKLEMMKDAYAESNELADGIYEKRFPLPANPVAPLPAYEAAPESPAKPAGDLLL, from the coding sequence ATGGAATTCGTGACTGTCGCGGCGTTGAAGCAGCAGGCCGGTGAGCAACCGCAACGGCTTGCCGTGGATGCCGAACTTCAGGGGCGCAGCGAGCGGCAGACGAAGACCGGCAAACCCTACCTCGTGCTCTCGTTCGCCGATGCGACCGGCAGCTTCAACCTCAACGCATGGTCGGACGCGCCGCTGTTCGAAGCGGCGTCGCAGTTCGGCGACGGCACCGTGCTGCGGCTCGACGCCGAGTGGACTCAGAACCAGTGGGGCGTCAATGCGGCCAACCTGTCTTGGGAGCGACTCGATAGCGACGCGCTCGAAACCTTCTACGCCGGCGATGCCGAGACCGCGGAGCGGCAACGGGCGGCATGGAAGACGATCCGCGATTTCTGCTCGAGCATCGCCGACCCCCGCCTGTCGACCCTGTGCGCGCATTTCCTCGATGAATACGGCGCCCGCTTCCGACGGGCCGCCGCCGCCCGCAAGAACCACCACGCGCGTCGCGGCGGACTGGCCGAACACGTCGCCCAGATGATGTGCGCGGCCGACGCGTTCTGCTCGGTCTATCCGCAGCTCAACCGGGATCTCATGCTCGCCGGCGTTTTGTTCCACGACTGCGGGAAGCTTTGGGAAAACCAGTATCCCGAGCAGGGATTCGCGCAGGGACACTCGCTCTACGGCGAAATGCTCGGCCACATCCCGCTCGGCATCGAACTGGTCAACAAGCTCTGGCACGAGATCCTCGAAACGCCCGCCGCGAAGGGCTGGTTGGCCGAAGAGCCGCCGAGCGAACATGTGAGGCTGCACCTGATGCACCTGATCGCCGCCCATCACGGCGCGCTTGAGTTCGGATCCCCCACCCTGCCACGGACACCCGAAGCATTCGCGCTCCACCACATCGACAACCTCGATGCCAAACTGGAGATGATGAAGGACGCCTACGCCGAGTCGAACGAGCTCGCCGACGGCATTTACGAAAAGCGATTTCCCCTGCCGGCCAATCCGGTCGCTCCCCTGCCGGCCTACGAGGCCGCGCCCGAATCACCCGCCAAGCCTGCGGGCGACCTTCTGCTCTGA
- the recO gene encoding DNA repair protein RecO: MESSDAILTRLTKLTDTSLIVHWFTESCGLIKTVAKGARRPKSPFAGKLDLFFSAEVHWAEARRGELHSLREVSPQSCRERIRRDYPTTLLAAYFCRLLETAVEHQHPEPELYDLLRRGLDHINASGASENALFHFESELARLLGLGNEKRRGAPALREALGGLPNQREQVLASFDNPQKIHFPDHKSEV; this comes from the coding sequence ATGGAGAGCTCCGACGCCATCCTCACGCGGCTGACGAAGCTCACCGACACCAGCCTGATCGTGCACTGGTTCACCGAGTCGTGCGGGTTGATCAAAACGGTCGCCAAGGGCGCGCGCCGGCCCAAGAGCCCGTTCGCCGGGAAGCTCGACCTGTTTTTCTCCGCCGAAGTCCACTGGGCGGAGGCCCGGCGTGGCGAGCTCCACTCGCTGCGGGAAGTCTCGCCCCAATCATGCCGCGAACGGATCCGCCGCGACTACCCGACCACCCTGCTGGCCGCCTATTTCTGCCGCTTGCTCGAAACCGCGGTCGAACACCAGCACCCGGAACCGGAGCTGTATGACCTGCTGCGACGCGGCCTCGACCACATCAACGCGTCCGGAGCCTCGGAAAATGCGTTGTTTCACTTCGAAAGTGAGCTTGCACGGCTGCTCGGCCTCGGTAACGAGAAGCGACGGGGGGCACCGGCGCTGCGAGAAGCGCTCGGCGGACTCCCAAACCAGCGGGAACAAGTGCTCGCGAGTTTCGATAATCCCCAGAAAATCCACTTTCCAGATCACAAATCCGAGGTTTAA
- a CDS encoding tetratricopeptide repeat protein, whose protein sequence is MDSPTITLIQILRQRVDSLVEAGDYDEAVHAATAALEKAQHALSSDLESIDEFACTLELRGDLYRALGRYEDAREDYKQALEQLENRPDRMMQVGRISAAQGAVHDALGNQERAAELWEAAMKIFEETEPPALLDVALMANNLAYLRKSNGDIDGAESYFLRALEIHHQVLGPDHEETATVSNNLGALYQSSGYFEQAREMHMMALEARRKQFGEDHPDTAQSHNNLALALLETGDRSWARRHFEKSLHAFETLGADYHSDLEAVSSNYCEFLRSEGENVLADRIEGKMSELAGA, encoded by the coding sequence ATGGACTCTCCAACGATCACCCTGATCCAGATCCTGCGCCAGCGCGTCGATTCGCTGGTCGAGGCTGGTGACTATGACGAAGCCGTCCACGCCGCCACTGCGGCGCTGGAAAAGGCACAGCACGCGCTGTCCTCCGATCTGGAGAGCATCGACGAATTTGCCTGCACGCTTGAGCTCCGCGGCGACCTGTATCGGGCCCTCGGCCGGTATGAAGATGCGCGTGAGGACTACAAGCAGGCGCTCGAGCAGCTTGAAAACCGCCCGGACCGCATGATGCAGGTTGGACGAATCAGCGCCGCGCAAGGCGCGGTTCACGATGCTCTGGGCAACCAGGAGCGCGCCGCCGAGCTGTGGGAAGCCGCAATGAAGATCTTCGAGGAAACCGAGCCGCCCGCCCTGCTCGACGTGGCCCTCATGGCGAACAACCTCGCCTACCTGCGGAAGTCCAATGGCGACATCGACGGTGCTGAGAGCTACTTCCTCCGCGCGCTAGAGATTCACCATCAGGTGCTCGGTCCCGATCATGAGGAAACCGCCACCGTTTCGAACAACCTCGGCGCGCTCTACCAGTCGTCCGGCTATTTCGAGCAGGCCCGCGAGATGCACATGATGGCGCTTGAGGCGCGTCGCAAGCAGTTCGGCGAAGATCATCCGGACACCGCCCAGTCGCACAACAACCTGGCCCTGGCCCTGTTGGAAACCGGCGACCGTTCTTGGGCACGCCGGCACTTCGAGAAGTCACTCCACGCCTTCGAAACACTCGGGGCCGACTACCACAGCGACCTCGAAGCCGTGTCGTCGAACTACTGCGAGTTCCTGCGCAGCGAAGGTGAGAATGTCCTTGCCGATCGGATCGAAGGGAAGATGTCGGAACTGGCGGGCGCCTGA
- the hisF gene encoding imidazole glycerol phosphate synthase subunit HisF, with protein MLAKRIIPCLDVTDGRVVKGVNFVDLIDAGDPVECAMAYNEQQADELVFLDITASSDNRATMVDVVHRTAEHCFIPLTVGGGIRSVENMREMLLAGADKVGINTSAVNNPDLVDAGAKAFGAQCIVVAIDAKREGPGKWGVYTHGGRTPVGLDAIEWAKEVWRRGAGEILLTSMDADGTQAGYDCELTAAVSESVGIPVIASGGAGNLDHMVEVLERGKADAVLAASIFHFGTHTVGEAKRYFAERGIPVRPEL; from the coding sequence GTGCTGGCGAAACGCATCATTCCGTGCCTCGACGTGACCGACGGTCGCGTGGTGAAGGGCGTCAATTTCGTCGACCTGATCGACGCCGGAGATCCGGTGGAGTGCGCGATGGCGTACAACGAGCAGCAGGCCGACGAGTTGGTGTTTCTCGACATCACGGCGTCTTCGGACAATCGCGCAACAATGGTCGACGTGGTCCACCGCACGGCCGAGCACTGCTTCATCCCGCTGACGGTCGGAGGCGGTATCCGCTCGGTCGAGAACATGCGCGAGATGCTGCTCGCCGGTGCGGACAAGGTCGGGATCAACACCTCGGCGGTGAACAACCCGGATCTGGTCGACGCCGGCGCCAAGGCCTTCGGCGCGCAGTGCATCGTGGTGGCGATCGATGCCAAGCGGGAAGGCCCGGGCAAGTGGGGGGTCTACACCCACGGTGGGCGGACGCCGGTCGGGCTCGACGCGATCGAGTGGGCCAAGGAGGTCTGGCGTCGCGGAGCGGGGGAGATCCTTCTGACCAGCATGGATGCCGACGGCACCCAGGCGGGCTATGACTGCGAGTTGACCGCGGCTGTTTCCGAGTCGGTGGGGATTCCGGTCATCGCCAGCGGCGGCGCGGGAAACCTCGACCACATGGTGGAGGTGCTGGAGCGCGGCAAGGCGGACGCGGTGCTGGCGGCGAGCATTTTCCACTTCGGGACACACACGGTGGGCGAGGCGAAGCGCTATTTTGCCGAGCGGGGCATTCCCGTTCGGCCCGAACTTTGA